The following are encoded together in the Thermothelomyces thermophilus ATCC 42464 chromosome 3, complete sequence genome:
- a CDS encoding glycoside hydrolase family 5 protein (CAZy_ID 267874): MMVLLRRLVAALGVLAPLVTAATLPALPLHSSGRWILDANNKRVKLRCVNWAAHMETNIPEGLQHRPMDAIADWIAAQGFNCVRLTYSIDHALDPSLPVSTSFTTNAASATGVSAAEMAALFGRVAANNPWITPGETTTRDVLAAAVDRLYARGVLTVLDNHVSRASWCCSLTDGNGWWDEAAGYNPWNSRFFDTRAWLAGLEAMAAWARGHPGVVAMSLRNELREFPLLQDVDPARPDWYAFVGRAGAVVHAANPDVLVVVGGVQSSTDLSHLRLPGGGGMLDTSAWAGKHVWEMHAYSFTVTFPDVFGSCDVVRAEYGALSGFVLEQDRPYTGPLILSEFGVGMEGGDKDGLSDEDDRYLRCLVSYMENNDADWAVWAVQGSYYVRDGQVDYDETWGLMNHNWTGWRNPAFPAKLGNMWNMTQEP; encoded by the coding sequence ATGATGGTCCTCCTGCGCcgcctcgtcgccgccctcggcgtGCTCGCTCCCCTCGTCACGGCCGCCACTCTCCCGGCCCTGCCCTTACACTCGTCCGGCCGCTGGATCCTGGACGCCAACAACAAGCGGGTCAAGCTCCGCTGCGTCAACTGGGCCGCGCACATGGAGACCAACATCCCCGAGGGGCTCCAGCACCGGCCGATGGACGCCATCGCCGACTGGATCGCCGCCCAGGGCTTCAACTGCGTCCGGCTCACCTACAGCATCGACCACGCGCTCGACCCGTCCCTGCCCGTGTCGACCTCCTTCACCACCAACGCGGCCTCGGCGACCGGGGTCTCGGCGGCCGAGATGGCGGCCCTCTTCGGGCGCGTGGCGGCCAACAACCCGTGGATCACGCCCGGGGAGACGACGACGCGCGACGTGCTGGCGGCCGCCGTCGACCGGCTCTACGCGCGCGGCGTGCTGACCGTCCTGGACAACCACGTCTCGCGGGCGTCGTGGTGCTGCAGCCTGACCGACGGCAACGGCTGGTGGGACGAGGCGGCCGGGTACAACCCCTGGAACAGCCGCTTCTTCGACACGCGCGCCTGGCTGGCCGGGCTCGAGGCCATGGCCGCCTGGGCGCGCGGCCACCCCGGGGTGGTGGCCATGTCGCTGCGCAACGAGCTGCGCGAGTTCCCTCTCCTGCAGGACGTCGACCCGGCCCGCCCGGACTGGTACGCCTTCGTCggccgcgccggcgccgtcgtgCACGCCGCCAACCCGGACGTGCTCGTCGTCGTGGGCGGCGTGCAGAGCTCGACCGACCTGTCGCACCTCCGcctccccggcggcggcggcatgctCGACACGAGCGCCTGGGCCGGCAAGCACGTCTGGGAGATGCACGCCTACAGCTTCACCGTCACCTTCCCGGACGTGTTCGGCAGCTGCGACGTCGTCCGGGCCGAATACGGCGCCCTCTCCGGCTTCGTGCTGGAGCAGGACCGCCCCTACACGGGGCCGCTCATCCTCAGCGAGTTCGGCGTCGGCATGGAGGGCGGCGACAAGGACGGCCTgagcgacgaggacgaccgcTACCTCCGCTGCCTCGTGTCGTACATGGAGAACAACGACGCCGACTGGGCCGTCTGGGCCGTCCAGGGAAGCTACTACGTGCGGGACGGCCAGGTGGACTATGACGAGACCTGGGGTTTGATGAACCACAACTGGACCGGCTGGAGAAACCCGGCGTTTCCTGCCAAATTAGGTAACATGTGGAACATGACACAGGAGCCGTGA